The stretch of DNA CCTGCAGAAATGGCTGCCGTCGATGCCGCCACGGCCGAATCGGGCATCGCCTCTTTCGGGCTGATGTGGAGCGCGGGGGCGGCCGTCGCGGGTGCCGCGCTTCGGCTGTATCCCGGCGCACTGCGCTTCGCCGTTCTCTGCGGCCCTGGCAACAATGGCGGCGACGGATATGTCGCGGCCCGTCGGCTTGCGGAAAGCGGCGCCGGGGTTGCCGTCTTCCATCTCGGCGACCCGGCCAGGCTTCACGGCGATGCCGCGCGGGCAAAGGCCGAATGCGCGCTCGCCTCGCAGCCGCTCGCTGTCTATATCCCGGGGCCGGGCGATGTTGTTGTTGATGCAATCTTCGGGGCGGGGCTCGGACGGGATGTGCCGCCGCAGGTGCGTTCCGTCATCGAGCAGGTGACCGGCGCTGCGGTTCCCGTTATTTCCGTCGACTTGCCATCCGGGCTCGACGGCCGCAGCGGCGAGGTGCTGGGTGCGGCATTCAAGGCGGCCCACACGGTCACGTTCATGACCCGCAAACCCGGCCACTTGCTGATGCCGGGCAGGGAGCTTTGCGGCAGCATCGAGGTTGCCGACATCGGCATTCCGGCGCGCATCATCAAGGCTCATTCGTCCGGAATGATTTCGGAAAACACGCCGGTAAAATGGGCGCACCTGCTGTCCTCTGCGAGACTGGAGACGCATAAATACAAGCGCGGACATCTTGCTGTTTTTTCAGGCGGCGCGGGTAAAACAGGTGCTGCGCGGATGTCTGCGATGGCCGGGTTGAAAGCCGGGGCCGGTCTCGTAACCATCGCCGCGCCGAGGGATGCGATGGCTGAAAACAGCGCCCACCTGACGGCCGTCATGCTGCATGTTGTCGATGACGGGATGGCCTTGCGCGACTGGCTGGCCGACGAGCGCTTGCAGACTTTCGTCCTCGGACCAGGCTTCGGGATCGGTGCAAAGACAAGAGACTTCACCGCCGCGCTCA from Rhizobium sp. 007 encodes:
- a CDS encoding NAD(P)H-hydrate dehydratase; translation: MAEKLGDLLLTPAEMAAVDAATAESGIASFGLMWSAGAAVAGAALRLYPGALRFAVLCGPGNNGGDGYVAARRLAESGAGVAVFHLGDPARLHGDAARAKAECALASQPLAVYIPGPGDVVVDAIFGAGLGRDVPPQVRSVIEQVTGAAVPVISVDLPSGLDGRSGEVLGAAFKAAHTVTFMTRKPGHLLMPGRELCGSIEVADIGIPARIIKAHSSGMISENTPVKWAHLLSSARLETHKYKRGHLAVFSGGAGKTGAARMSAMAGLKAGAGLVTIAAPRDAMAENSAHLTAVMLHVVDDGMALRDWLADERLQTFVLGPGFGIGAKTRDFTAALSGRHLVLDADGITSFKDDPRELFNLFAEGEPHLVLTPHEGEFARLFPDIAADKRLSKVDKAQAAAERANAAIVYKGADTVIASPDGRALINTNAPVWLATAGSGDVLSGMIGALLAQGLPAFEAAAFGVYLHGEAGQRAGKGLTAEDLVAHVQPF